A DNA window from Parabacteroides johnsonii DSM 18315 contains the following coding sequences:
- a CDS encoding type II toxin-antitoxin system RelE/ParE family toxin, with amino-acid sequence MIYKRDEGRLILALVRNGSHSDLFLRRRRNNIVN; translated from the coding sequence TTGATCTACAAACGAGACGAAGGACGACTCATATTAGCCTTGGTTCGGAATGGATCACATAGCGACTTGTTTTTAAGACGCAGGAGAAACAACATTGTAAATTAA
- a CDS encoding PcfK-like family protein: MKGTDHFKRTIYMYLEQRAEEDALFAKKYRNPAKNMDECVTHILNYVQKSGCNGFTDGEIFGQAIHYYEENEIEVGKPMDCQVVVNHVVKLTAEEKAEARQNAVRKYQEEELRKLQNRHRPSARKENQPQPSLFDLGL; encoded by the coding sequence ATGAAAGGAACAGACCATTTCAAGAGAACGATATATATGTACTTGGAACAGCGTGCGGAGGAAGATGCGCTATTTGCAAAGAAGTACCGCAACCCTGCCAAGAACATGGACGAGTGCGTGACCCACATTCTGAACTATGTGCAGAAAAGCGGTTGCAACGGTTTCACGGACGGAGAGATATTCGGGCAAGCCATCCACTACTATGAGGAAAACGAGATAGAGGTGGGCAAACCGATGGACTGCCAAGTGGTTGTGAACCACGTTGTGAAACTCACGGCAGAGGAAAAGGCGGAGGCACGTCAGAACGCTGTCCGCAAATACCAAGAGGAGGAACTCCGCAAGTTGCAGAACCGCCACAGACCGTCAGCGAGAAAAGAAAACCAACCCCAACCCTCATTATTTGATTTAGGCTTATGA